One window of Microcoleus vaginatus PCC 9802 genomic DNA carries:
- a CDS encoding transposase: MYHAVKVRIYPTPEQEQYLAQCFGNCRWLYNRMLNLTTTTYKETGKGMSKAAMDKLLPGLKTEFDWLGIAYSQSLQRVTFNLSAAFVNFFEGRTKYPTFKKKGSKQSVSYPQNVKLMVSEKSIKFPGTLGYVKTKFHRSLPDGKQGCVTISQNTDGTYFASILFEVSKQTLEPVNDAIGVDLGLKDFAITSNGVKHNQPKKAQKKLQKLERNKKRKQRKLARKKGYTNRRKAKLLVAKVCSKIARIREDFLHKLSRKIVNENQVIVTENLSVKNMVKNPNLARSISDRGWGKFCTMLKYKAEQLERNYVEINRFFPSSQLCSETLLPIPQLQKGWDSLKVRYVDCPNCGKQHDREINAAINIRNEGLRILALGTSASAFGGGVSPKRSGRKKSTIVEAIPREERSLHHTAPCSWCR, encoded by the coding sequence GTGTATCACGCAGTCAAAGTCAGAATCTATCCCACTCCCGAACAAGAGCAATACCTAGCTCAATGTTTTGGTAATTGTCGTTGGTTATACAACCGAATGTTGAACCTAACCACAACGACTTACAAGGAAACTGGGAAAGGTATGAGTAAAGCTGCAATGGATAAATTGCTACCGGGATTGAAAACGGAATTTGACTGGTTGGGAATTGCTTATTCTCAATCATTGCAACGGGTGACATTCAATCTCAGTGCAGCATTCGTGAATTTCTTTGAAGGTCGTACTAAATATCCGACGTTCAAAAAGAAAGGATCGAAACAATCGGTTTCATATCCTCAGAATGTCAAGCTGATGGTTTCAGAGAAATCGATTAAATTTCCTGGTACATTGGGATATGTCAAAACTAAGTTTCATCGGAGCTTACCTGATGGTAAGCAAGGTTGCGTCACCATCTCACAAAACACAGATGGCACGTACTTTGCATCAATACTGTTTGAAGTGTCCAAACAAACATTAGAACCAGTCAACGATGCAATCGGTGTAGATCTGGGATTGAAAGATTTTGCGATCACCTCTAACGGAGTGAAGCATAATCAGCCTAAAAAAGCTCAGAAAAAGCTACAAAAACTAGAACGCAACAAAAAACGCAAACAACGTAAATTAGCCAGAAAAAAGGGCTATACGAACCGTAGAAAAGCGAAATTGCTGGTGGCAAAAGTGTGTAGCAAGATTGCCAGAATCCGCGAAGACTTTCTTCACAAGCTATCCCGCAAGATAGTCAACGAAAACCAAGTAATTGTGACAGAAAATCTCTCAGTCAAGAACATGGTCAAGAATCCCAACTTAGCCAGATCTATTTCAGATCGAGGATGGGGAAAGTTTTGCACCATGCTCAAATACAAAGCTGAACAGTTGGAGCGAAATTATGTCGAAATCAATCGATTTTTTCCATCATCACAGCTTTGTTCAGAAACGCTGCTACCGATTCCTCAACTTCAGAAAGGTTGGGATAGTCTGAAGGTACGTTATGTAGACTGCCCAAACTGCGGAAAACAACACGATCGTGAGATCAACGCCGCGATCAATATCAGAAATGAAGGCTTGCGGATTTTGGCGTTAGGAACTAGCGCTTCTGCTTTCGGAGGGGGTGTAAGCCCAAAACGATCTGGACGTAAAAAATCTACCATCGTCGAGGCAATCCCCCGTGAAGAAAGAAGCCTACACCATACTGCTCCGTGCAGTTGGTGTAGGTAG
- a CDS encoding FAD-dependent oxidoreductase yields the protein MSSVLKADVLVVGGGTGGTAAAVQAARRGATTILVSEFPWLGGMLTSAGVSAPDGNELAAFQTGLWGAFLRELQQRQPRGLDWGWVSFFTYDPRTGAEIFADWVKCLPNLHWISGKKAHDVLYEGDRISGVQFADFTVSAKITLDATELGDLLALAEVGHRWGWEFQAEWGEPSAPAASNALTESYSVQAPTWVAIMQDFGKGAAGPEIPAPPVENPDRFIGAWDGYTPEQFLNYGRLPGGLLMINWPIRGNDYGEGVDRLIKSEASRQEFLQESLWHTQSFARFIQTQLGHRYGLAQNIFPISTIENPQSSPLLGAFALHPYYRESRRLRGISTVIEQDILPIAGGRVAKLPINSEGICETIAIGNYANDHHYPSGDIPLQPKSIRWGGRWTGTPFTIPYSALIPASTDGLLVCEKNISVSHIANGATRLQPTVMNIGQAAGMAAALCAESGCQPRDLPVRVLQEALLQDSEASAAVIPLFNLTRGRSDWLDWQRYYLDRPEAYPASGECQQSVEKPSSQTANTHSQFSGIFRRLGEQDWTLTLTSPASVAGQTWQLVTLDSETDRFLHNCETEKPLTVWGRLNSAGAWLLAESVELKR from the coding sequence ATGTCTTCGGTCTTAAAAGCAGATGTTTTGGTAGTCGGTGGCGGCACCGGCGGCACCGCAGCAGCGGTGCAAGCAGCCCGCCGAGGTGCCACAACTATTTTAGTAAGCGAATTCCCCTGGCTGGGAGGAATGCTGACTTCCGCTGGCGTTTCGGCCCCCGATGGCAATGAATTAGCAGCTTTTCAAACCGGTTTGTGGGGCGCGTTTCTCCGGGAACTCCAGCAGCGACAGCCACGAGGTTTGGATTGGGGCTGGGTCAGTTTTTTTACTTACGATCCCCGCACCGGTGCTGAAATTTTCGCTGATTGGGTTAAATGTTTGCCGAACTTGCACTGGATTTCTGGAAAAAAAGCTCACGATGTGCTGTATGAAGGAGATCGCATTTCTGGCGTTCAGTTTGCAGATTTTACGGTTTCGGCCAAAATCACTTTAGATGCAACGGAATTGGGAGATTTGCTGGCTTTAGCGGAGGTTGGGCACCGCTGGGGTTGGGAATTCCAAGCCGAGTGGGGAGAACCCAGCGCGCCGGCTGCGTCTAATGCTCTCACAGAGAGCTATTCGGTGCAAGCTCCGACTTGGGTGGCAATCATGCAGGATTTTGGTAAAGGTGCGGCCGGGCCAGAAATTCCCGCGCCGCCAGTTGAAAATCCCGATCGATTTATCGGTGCTTGGGACGGTTACACCCCCGAACAATTTCTCAATTACGGCAGGCTTCCGGGCGGATTATTGATGATTAATTGGCCGATTCGAGGTAATGATTATGGTGAAGGGGTCGATCGACTCATTAAATCTGAAGCATCTCGACAAGAATTCCTCCAAGAAAGTCTCTGGCATACTCAAAGTTTCGCCCGCTTCATTCAAACGCAACTCGGCCACCGCTACGGCCTAGCACAGAATATTTTCCCGATTTCAACGATCGAAAATCCACAAAGTTCTCCCCTTCTTGGTGCTTTCGCCCTACATCCTTACTACCGAGAAAGTCGCCGCTTGCGAGGGATAAGTACAGTCATAGAACAAGATATTTTGCCTATTGCCGGCGGAAGAGTCGCGAAGTTGCCGATAAATTCTGAGGGCATTTGTGAAACAATTGCGATCGGCAACTATGCCAATGACCACCACTACCCCAGTGGCGACATTCCCTTGCAGCCCAAATCCATTCGCTGGGGCGGCCGCTGGACGGGAACTCCGTTTACCATTCCTTACAGCGCCCTAATTCCTGCGAGTACAGACGGTTTGCTAGTCTGCGAAAAAAATATTTCCGTCTCTCACATCGCCAACGGTGCAACTCGCTTGCAACCGACGGTAATGAATATTGGACAGGCGGCGGGGATGGCGGCGGCTTTGTGCGCGGAATCTGGATGTCAGCCGCGGGATTTGCCGGTGAGAGTTTTGCAGGAAGCTTTGCTGCAAGATTCCGAGGCGAGTGCGGCTGTTATTCCCTTATTTAATTTGACACGGGGGCGATCGGACTGGCTGGATTGGCAACGCTATTATCTCGATCGGCCTGAAGCATATCCCGCCAGCGGCGAATGTCAGCAGTCAGTAGAGAAACCAAGCAGTCAAACAGCAAATACCCACAGCCAATTTTCTGGCATTTTCCGTCGCCTCGGCGAACAAGACTGGACACTAACACTGACAAGCCCCGCATCTGTAGCCGGTCAAACTTGGCAACTCGTGACTTTGGACTCGGAAACCGACAGATTTTTACACAATTGTGAAACCGAAAAGCCTCTGACAGTATGGGGCAGGCTGAATTCGGCAGGTGCTTGGCTGCTGGCGGAATCCGTAGAATTGAAGAGGTAA
- a CDS encoding polysaccharide export protein — protein MSSKSCQLGDWASNAVKSLIVQSLTVSVLAAVGSSPAAAQFLPPPPPPPPASGSPVPVPVPVAPGFQGFPASAPSSVRSEVYTLGAGDRIQMDIFNVPEYSGPNGQHQVQADGSLSLPLIGSVSVYGMTLEQASNAVKDRYGKYLKRPWITLKLLAPRPLQIAIAGEINRPGAYTISSAAGPGGTAEQMGTQMPTISRALRMAGGITQSADVRQIKIRRPQRNAPEQIISVDLWELLQNGDLRADMTLRDGDTIFIPTVTSLNRQEAPTLAVANITGQSTQPINIAVVGEVTRPGTYTLAKETQSRVQENEMGENSGLFAARETNGGETVLQQTVTRAIKMAGGITPVADIRQIQVRRLTRAGTEQIINVNLWQLLEGADVSQDLALQQGDTVIVPKAENLDAVQDEQVANSNFSPDTIKVNIVGEVVKPGAIAVLPNTTLNQALVAAGGFNKARAQMDSVNLIRLNPNGTVSQLNVKVDFSATANEETNPKLQNNDVIMVRRSGRATFSDNVGGTLAPLSPLLGIFRLFDIFR, from the coding sequence ATTTCCAGCAAAAGCTGCCAGCTTGGTGATTGGGCAAGCAATGCTGTCAAAAGTTTAATTGTCCAAAGTTTAACAGTGTCAGTGCTGGCGGCGGTGGGTTCATCTCCTGCGGCGGCCCAGTTTTTGCCTCCTCCTCCTCCTCCTCCTCCCGCTTCGGGTTCTCCTGTTCCTGTACCGGTTCCGGTAGCACCGGGATTTCAGGGATTTCCGGCAAGTGCACCTTCAAGTGTACGATCGGAAGTTTACACTTTAGGCGCGGGCGATCGTATTCAAATGGACATCTTCAACGTCCCGGAATACAGCGGGCCCAACGGTCAACACCAAGTACAGGCCGACGGTTCCCTGAGTTTGCCGTTAATTGGCAGCGTTTCGGTGTACGGGATGACCTTAGAACAAGCTTCTAATGCTGTTAAGGACAGATACGGCAAATACCTAAAACGTCCTTGGATTACCCTGAAACTGCTGGCACCACGTCCTTTGCAAATTGCGATCGCGGGCGAAATCAACCGCCCCGGAGCCTATACAATATCCTCAGCAGCAGGCCCCGGAGGCACAGCAGAGCAAATGGGAACTCAAATGCCAACGATATCGCGGGCTCTGCGAATGGCCGGTGGAATTACCCAGTCAGCAGACGTGCGGCAAATCAAAATCCGCCGCCCCCAACGTAACGCACCGGAACAAATTATTAGTGTGGATTTGTGGGAATTATTGCAAAACGGCGATTTGCGGGCCGATATGACTTTGCGCGACGGCGATACTATATTTATTCCCACTGTAACTAGCCTCAACCGCCAAGAAGCACCGACTTTAGCAGTAGCTAACATTACCGGACAAAGCACTCAACCAATTAATATTGCTGTGGTGGGCGAAGTAACTCGCCCCGGTACTTATACTTTGGCAAAAGAGACTCAAAGTAGGGTACAAGAGAATGAAATGGGTGAAAATTCTGGTTTGTTTGCTGCCAGGGAAACCAACGGCGGGGAAACTGTTTTGCAGCAAACTGTAACGAGGGCAATTAAAATGGCGGGCGGCATTACGCCAGTAGCTGATATCAGACAAATACAAGTTCGCCGCCTGACACGGGCGGGTACAGAACAAATTATTAATGTGAATTTGTGGCAACTTTTGGAAGGGGCAGATGTATCCCAAGATTTAGCGCTGCAACAGGGAGATACGGTAATCGTTCCCAAAGCCGAAAATCTCGATGCAGTCCAAGACGAACAAGTTGCTAATTCTAATTTTTCACCGGATACGATTAAGGTGAATATTGTGGGAGAAGTCGTGAAACCCGGAGCGATTGCGGTACTGCCAAACACTACTTTAAATCAAGCGCTGGTAGCAGCGGGAGGTTTTAATAAAGCGCGGGCCCAAATGGATTCGGTGAATTTAATTCGCCTCAATCCTAACGGCACAGTTTCCCAGCTAAATGTTAAGGTTGATTTTTCTGCAACAGCCAATGAAGAAACTAATCCCAAACTGCAAAATAATGATGTAATTATGGTAAGGCGATCGGGTCGCGCTACGTTCTCGGATAATGTAGGCGGGACTCTCGCTCCTCTCAGCCCGCTGTTAGGAATATTTCGGTTGTTCGATATTTTTAGGTGA
- the cysC gene encoding adenylyl-sulfate kinase, with translation MEKGFILWFTGLSGSGKTTITKALQPELKARGCKVEILDGDVVRTNLSKGLGFSQEDRDTNIRRIGFVAHLLSRNGVAVMTAAISPYRAIRDEIRAMEPNFVEVYITAPLEVCEGRDVKGLYAKARAGEIKGFTGIDDPYEEPLNPEIICYTERESVEESVKKVLSKLEELGYI, from the coding sequence ATGGAAAAAGGTTTTATTTTGTGGTTTACCGGGCTGAGCGGTTCCGGCAAGACAACTATCACCAAAGCTCTCCAACCCGAATTGAAGGCAAGAGGTTGCAAAGTTGAAATATTGGATGGAGATGTCGTTCGCACCAACTTGTCAAAAGGTTTGGGATTTAGCCAAGAAGACCGAGATACTAATATTCGGCGGATTGGATTTGTCGCTCACCTGCTGAGCCGCAATGGAGTAGCCGTAATGACCGCAGCTATTAGCCCCTACAGAGCAATTCGCGACGAAATTAGAGCAATGGAGCCCAATTTTGTTGAAGTATATATCACAGCGCCGTTAGAAGTGTGCGAAGGTCGCGATGTCAAGGGCCTATACGCTAAGGCCAGAGCAGGAGAAATTAAGGGTTTTACGGGAATTGACGATCCTTATGAAGAACCGCTCAATCCTGAGATTATTTGTTACACAGAGCGAGAAAGTGTGGAAGAGAGTGTTAAAAAAGTTCTAAGCAAGTTAGAAGAGTTGGGTTACATTTGA